A single window of Nasonia vitripennis strain AsymCx chromosome 4, Nvit_psr_1.1, whole genome shotgun sequence DNA harbors:
- the LOC100116721 gene encoding kinesin-like protein KIF21A isoform X6, translated as MADDSSVRVAVRIRPQVAREVIDMCRICTQVPPGEPQVFLGPDKAFTYDYVFDTNSEQSSIYDTCVARLVDGALDGYNATVLAYGQTGSGKTYTMGTGFDVEIDEEVVGIIPRAIKHLFDGIAEKQARARERAQMPPEFKVTAQFLELYNEDLKDLLEPGGPRGGARIHEDTAGNIHLAGVESRVVTSPQEALEYLRLGALSRTTGSTQMNTQSSRSHAIFTLYVKQQRCIKVEDPDADVDTSSAMETASEFETLTAKFHFVDLAGSERLKRTGATGDRAKEGISINCGLLALGNVISALGDKTKKALHVPYRDSKLTRLLQDSLGGNSQTCMIACVSPSDRDFMETLSTLKYANRARNIKNKVTINQDKSSRTIASLRREIQQLQMELLEYRQGKRVVGEDGMNDAWHENQMLNSELQSLRTRVKALSETVDALTAKNSLLLAEKAAGQWMSSGAAASGGDVTGLVQGYLQEIEELRARLLEAEALYQQLKKRQMHQSFGIDSHLDDSLQMSAASNPYGDMSHVIHNDSSSILLDAKKELQREKALLASLKNQQAQNSNMSSRDGDDGDMDDTENGQESMSEDESDDDSDRKEEDEEEEAMGRELENLTSNIDVKQRLIQELEQSQRRLQTMKQHYEDKLAQLQLRIRDTQDERDKVLSSLQNQPSAPTEKVKKLRDEYEKKLSAMQKEVKILQSAKKEHARLLKSQTQNENRLRGLRNELAEMKRAKVKLLNKMREEAQRHKENELKRNREIAQLRKESRKNANMIRTLEADKRMKEVVLRRKQEEVTALRKRDRGLSQKVAGRTAPAKVLNPKALKSRWQTFERTITKQALAKQAAAETEKEMERLLQEREELGRELERLKKHKLVVASTKEDTTDLDEEIDNVTSKINYLQDSISECQRAMVVMGDGDGEVDEDPGVEALLSTIRTVDEAQYLMQRMLAFTIEQSYIAAQKQVEARDMATRLNQVAQESDVQHQLLEHVLRDRDLLSLTNSNNTNNTNTVAYSPPSSRSSSPDNSESLTQSIGGDDKPRSIKVRRRTTQPQELLYGISTSTENQKNEDQNQNQHQNHNHPLTRVPSAPGSLKGLVLARNQYGSGLIGSPTLSRRDSTSPRPLRRALHAGGGSMEQVAHMDISSPPGSPTTYRRFNSREENVFSRLTASRQTLHVEHQPTKGVISNYQGKTVPRAILHCTHVAEGHSKAVLSICATNDLLFSGSKDRTVKVWDLGTGIESTTLSGHPNNVVVVKYSSVHRLLFSVSAAYVKVWDLRADARR; from the exons ATGGCCGACGATTCCAGCGTGCGCGTCGCAGTGCG GATCCGACCGCAAGTGGCGCGCGAGGTGATCGACATGTGCCGCATCTGCACGCAGGTGCCTCCGGGCGAGCCCCAGGTCTTCCTGGGCCCGGACAAGGCCTTCACCTACGACTACGTCTTCGACACGAACTCGGAGCAGAGCTCGATCTACGATACGTGCGTCGCGAGGCTGGTCGACGGCGCCCTCGACGGCTACAACGCGACTGTTTTGGCCTACGGTCAGACCGGCTCCGGCAAGACCTACACTATGGGCACTGGATTCGACGTTGAGATCGACGAAGAGGTCGTCGGCATCATACCCAGGGCTATCAAGCATCTGTTCGACGGCATCGCCGAGAAACAGGCCAGGGCTAGGGAACGAGCCCAGATGCCTCCGGAGTTTAAG GTGACCGCCCAGTTCCTGGAACTCTACAACGAAGACCTAAAAGACTTGTTGGAGCCTGGTGGGCCGAGAGGCGGTGCCCGAATCCACGAGGACACGGCGGGCAACATCCACTTGGCCGGCGTCGAGTCTCGCGTCGTCACCAGTCCCCAGGAGGCTCTCGAGTACCTTCGCCTTGGCGCGTTATCGCGTACCACTGGCTCCACCCAGATGAACACCCAGTCGTCGCGGTCGCACGCCATCTTTACGCTCTACGTCAAGCAGCAGCGATGCATCAAAGTCGAGGATCCCGACGCCGACGTGGATACGTCCAGCGCCATGGAGACCGCCAGCGAGTTTGAGACGCTCACGGCCAAGTTTCATTTCGTCGATCTCGCCGGGTCCGAGAGGCTCAAGAGGACTGGCGCCACTGGGGACAGGGCCAAGGAGGGCATCTCCATCAACTGCGGTCTG CTGGCACTGGGTAACGTTATCTCGGCGCTGGGCGACAAGACGAAGAAGGCCTTGCACGTGCCCTACCGAGACTCGAAGCTTACGAGGCTGCTGCAGGACTCGCTCGGTGGCAACAGCCAGACATGCATGATCGCTTGCGTCTCGCCGAGCGATCGCGATTTCATGGAGACCCTCAGCACGCTCAAGTATGCCAACAGGGCGAGGAACATCAAAAACAAGGTCACCATCAATCAGGACAAGAGCTCGAGGACCATTGCCTCGCTGCGCAGAGAGATACAGCAGTTGCAGATGGAACTGCTCGAGTATCGACAGG gCAAACGCGTGGTCGGCGAGGACGGCATGAACGACGCCTGGCACGAGAACCAGATGCTGAACAGCGAGCTGCAGAGTCTGCGAACTAGAGTCAAGGCTCTCTCGGAAACGGTCGATGCCCTAACAGCGAAGAACTCGTTGCTACTGGCCGAGAAGGCCGCTGGCCAGTGGATGTCCTCGGGAGCGGCTGCCTCTGGGGGAGACGTCACCGGACTGGTGCAGGGCTACCTCCAGGAGATCGAGGAGCTCAGGGCGCGACTGCTCGAAGCCGAGGCGCTTTATCAGCAGCTTAAAAAGCGCCAGATGCAT CAATCGTTTGGAATAGACAGTCATCTAGACGATAGTCTGCAG ATGAGCGCTGCGAGCAATCCTTACGGCGACATGTCGCACGTCATTCACAATGACTCTTCTTCTATACTGCTGGATGCCAAAAAAGAGTTGCAGAGGGAAAAAGCTCTCCTAGCCAGCCTTAAAAATCAACAAGCGCAAAATTCAAATATGAGCAGCAGAGATGGGGACGACGGCGACATGGACGACACAGAAAACGGACAGGAGTCCATGAGCGAAGACGAGTCGGACGATGATTCCGACCGCAAAG AAgaagacgaggaggaggaagccATGGGTCGCGAGCTCGAAAATCTCACGTCCAACATCGACGTCAAGCAGCGACTGATCCAGGAACTCGAGCAATCCCAGAGGCGACTGCAGACCATGAAGCAGCACTACGAGGACAAACTCGCCCAACTCCAACTTCGCATTCGGGACACGCAGGACGAGAGAGACAAGGTTCTGTCCTCCCTCCAGAACCAACCCTCTGCGCCTACAGAGAAGGTGAAGAAACTGCGCGACGAGTACGAAAAGAAGCTCTCGGCCATGCAAAAGGAAGTCAAGATACTGCAGTCCGCTAAGAAAGAACACGCGAGGCTCCTCAAGAGTCAGACGCAGAACGAGAATCGGCTGCGAGGCCTGCGCAACGAGCTGGCCGAGATGAAGCGCGCCAAAGTTAAGCTTCTGAACAAGATGCGCGAGGAGGCGCAGCGCCACAAGGAGAACGAGCTCAAACGTAACCGAGAGATCGCTCAACTACGTAAAGAGAGCCGGAAAAACGCCAACATGATCAGGACTCTCGAGGCAGACAAGCGCATGAAGGAGGTAGTCCTCAGGAGAAAGCAGGAAGAAGTCACTGCGCTGAGAAAGAGGGACCGGGGACTTAGTCAAAAGGTCGCGGGTAGAACGGCACCGGCCAAGGTTCTTAATCCGAAGGCTCTGAAGAGCCGCTGGCAAACGTTCGAGAGGACCATTACGAAGCAGGCACTGGCAAAGCAGGCTGCAGCCGAGACGGAGAAGGAGATGGAGAGGCTGCTGCAGGAGCGAGAGGAACTCGGCAGGGAACTCGAGAGACTGAAGAAGCACAAGCTCGTCGTCGCGTCAACCAAGGAGGATACGACGGATCTTGACGAGGAGATCGACAACGTCACAAGCAAAATTAATTACTTACAA GACAGTATATCGGAGTGCCAAAGAGCGATGGTAGTAATGGGCGACGGGGACGGCGAGGTCGACGAAGACCCCGGCGTCGAAGCCCTCCTCAGCACGATAAGGACGGTCGACGAGGCGCAATATCTGATGCAACGAATGCTGGCCTTCACCATCGAGCAGAGCTACATTGCCGCGCAGAAGCAAGTCGAGGCGCGCGACATGGCGACGAGACTGAATCAAGTCGCGCAGGAGAGCGACGTCCAGCATCAGCTGCTTGAGCACGTGCTGCGCGATCGCGACCTGCTCTCGCTCACCAACAGCAACAACACTAACAACACCAATACCGTGGCCTACAGTCCGCCGAGTTCTCGCAGTTCGTCACCTGACAA CAGCGAAAGTCTCACGCAGAGCATAGGAGGAGACGACAAGCCCCGAAGTATCAAGGTTCGTCGACGAACCACTCAACCTCAGGAACTGTTGTACGGGATCTCGACAAGTACGGAGAATCAAAAGAACGAGgatcaaaatcaaaaccaGCATCAAAATCACAATCACCCGCTTACGAGGGTTCCCAGCGCACCAGGGAGTTTAAA GGGGTTGGTACTAGCGAGGAATCAGTATGGAAGTGGGTTGATTGGCTCGCCGACTCTAAGCCGTCGCGACAGCACGTCTCCTCGGCCCCTGCGCAGAGCTCTACACGCAGGTGGCGGTTCCAT GGAGCAGGTAGCCCACATGGACATATCGTCGCCGCCGGGCTCACCGACTACCTACAGAAGGTTCAACAGTAGAGAAGAGAACGTCTTCTCGAGGTTGACCGCGAGCAGGCAGACGCTTCACGTCGAGCATCAACCGACCAAAGGAGTCATTTCCAATTACCAAGGAAAA ACGGTTCCCAGGGCGATATTGCACTGCACTCACGTAGCCGAAGGTCACAGTAAAGCCGTCCTGTCGATTTGCGCAACCAATGATTTACTCTTCAGTGGCTCCAAAG ATCGAACTGTGAAGGTTTGGGACTTGGGAACGGGCATCGAGAGCACGACCCTGAGCGGTCACCCGAACAACGTGGTCGTGGTCAAGTACTCGTCGGTGCACCGGTTGCTCTTCAGCGTTTCCGCCGCCTACGTCAAGGTCTGGGATCTGCGAGCAG ATGCCCGTCGGTGA
- the LOC100116721 gene encoding kinesin-like protein KIF21A isoform X2 yields the protein MADDSSVRVAVRIRPQVAREVIDMCRICTQVPPGEPQVFLGPDKAFTYDYVFDTNSEQSSIYDTCVARLVDGALDGYNATVLAYGQTGSGKTYTMGTGFDVEIDEEVVGIIPRAIKHLFDGIAEKQARARERAQMPPEFKVTAQFLELYNEDLKDLLEPGGPRGGARIHEDTAGNIHLAGVESRVVTSPQEALEYLRLGALSRTTGSTQMNTQSSRSHAIFTLYVKQQRCIKVEDPDADVDTSSAMETASEFETLTAKFHFVDLAGSERLKRTGATGDRAKEGISINCGLLALGNVISALGDKTKKALHVPYRDSKLTRLLQDSLGGNSQTCMIACVSPSDRDFMETLSTLKYANRARNIKNKVTINQDKSSRTIASLRREIQQLQMELLEYRQGKRVVGEDGMNDAWHENQMLNSELQSLRTRVKALSETVDALTAKNSLLLAEKAAGQWMSSGAAASGGDVTGLVQGYLQEIEELRARLLEAEALYQQLKKRQMHQSFGIDSHLDDSLQMSAASNPYGDMSHVIHNDSSSILLDAKKELQREKALLASLKNQQAQNSNMSSRDGDDGDMDDTENGQESMSEDESDDDSDRKEEDEEEEAMGRELENLTSNIDVKQRLIQELEQSQRRLQTMKQHYEDKLAQLQLRIRDTQDERDKVLSSLQNQPSAPTEKVKKLRDEYEKKLSAMQKEVKILQSAKKEHARLLKSQTQNENRLRGLRNELAEMKRAKVKLLNKMREEAQRHKENELKRNREIAQLRKESRKNANMIRTLEADKRMKEVVLRRKQEEVTALRKRDRGLSQKVAGRTAPAKVLNPKALKSRWQTFERTITKQALAKQAAAETEKEMERLLQEREELGRELERLKKHKLVVASTKEDTTDLDEEIDNVTSKINYLQDSISECQRAMVVMGDGDGEVDEDPGVEALLSTIRTVDEAQYLMQRMLAFTIEQSYIAAQKQVEARDMATRLNQVAQESDVQHQLLEHVLRDRDLLSLTNSNNTNNTNTVAYSPPSSRSSSPDNSESLTQSIGGDDKPRSIKVRRRTTQPQELLYGISTSTENQKNEDQNQNQHQNHNHPLTRVPSAPGSLKGLVLARNQYGSGLIGSPTLSRRDSTSPRPLRRALHAGGGSMEQVAHMDISSPPGSPTTYRRFNSREENVFSRLTASRQTLHVEHQPTKGVISNYQGKTVPRAILHCTHVAEGHSKAVLSICATNDLLFSGSKDRTVKVWDLGTGIESTTLSGHPNNVVVVKYSSVHRLLFSVSAAYVKVWDLRAGNSCIKTLFSSGQAQSGPLNLSTPSRTLQMPVGETTINDLALGLDDRELYTASSDKVRIWDLRKLAYVGKLSTPHAAAVMCLSVSDDGRVITGSKDHLISLVEPNMSGQSLSLSPPHYDGVQCLATYGNTLFSGSRDMCIKRWDLSRMELVQSLNNAHKDWILGLCLINSGSVMISGCRGGILRAWTVPNFGDHAGECSLLGEVRAHTSAINATVTNQQHIFTASNSGEVKLWRIPDSSLTMSTSTVSL from the exons ATGGCCGACGATTCCAGCGTGCGCGTCGCAGTGCG GATCCGACCGCAAGTGGCGCGCGAGGTGATCGACATGTGCCGCATCTGCACGCAGGTGCCTCCGGGCGAGCCCCAGGTCTTCCTGGGCCCGGACAAGGCCTTCACCTACGACTACGTCTTCGACACGAACTCGGAGCAGAGCTCGATCTACGATACGTGCGTCGCGAGGCTGGTCGACGGCGCCCTCGACGGCTACAACGCGACTGTTTTGGCCTACGGTCAGACCGGCTCCGGCAAGACCTACACTATGGGCACTGGATTCGACGTTGAGATCGACGAAGAGGTCGTCGGCATCATACCCAGGGCTATCAAGCATCTGTTCGACGGCATCGCCGAGAAACAGGCCAGGGCTAGGGAACGAGCCCAGATGCCTCCGGAGTTTAAG GTGACCGCCCAGTTCCTGGAACTCTACAACGAAGACCTAAAAGACTTGTTGGAGCCTGGTGGGCCGAGAGGCGGTGCCCGAATCCACGAGGACACGGCGGGCAACATCCACTTGGCCGGCGTCGAGTCTCGCGTCGTCACCAGTCCCCAGGAGGCTCTCGAGTACCTTCGCCTTGGCGCGTTATCGCGTACCACTGGCTCCACCCAGATGAACACCCAGTCGTCGCGGTCGCACGCCATCTTTACGCTCTACGTCAAGCAGCAGCGATGCATCAAAGTCGAGGATCCCGACGCCGACGTGGATACGTCCAGCGCCATGGAGACCGCCAGCGAGTTTGAGACGCTCACGGCCAAGTTTCATTTCGTCGATCTCGCCGGGTCCGAGAGGCTCAAGAGGACTGGCGCCACTGGGGACAGGGCCAAGGAGGGCATCTCCATCAACTGCGGTCTG CTGGCACTGGGTAACGTTATCTCGGCGCTGGGCGACAAGACGAAGAAGGCCTTGCACGTGCCCTACCGAGACTCGAAGCTTACGAGGCTGCTGCAGGACTCGCTCGGTGGCAACAGCCAGACATGCATGATCGCTTGCGTCTCGCCGAGCGATCGCGATTTCATGGAGACCCTCAGCACGCTCAAGTATGCCAACAGGGCGAGGAACATCAAAAACAAGGTCACCATCAATCAGGACAAGAGCTCGAGGACCATTGCCTCGCTGCGCAGAGAGATACAGCAGTTGCAGATGGAACTGCTCGAGTATCGACAGG gCAAACGCGTGGTCGGCGAGGACGGCATGAACGACGCCTGGCACGAGAACCAGATGCTGAACAGCGAGCTGCAGAGTCTGCGAACTAGAGTCAAGGCTCTCTCGGAAACGGTCGATGCCCTAACAGCGAAGAACTCGTTGCTACTGGCCGAGAAGGCCGCTGGCCAGTGGATGTCCTCGGGAGCGGCTGCCTCTGGGGGAGACGTCACCGGACTGGTGCAGGGCTACCTCCAGGAGATCGAGGAGCTCAGGGCGCGACTGCTCGAAGCCGAGGCGCTTTATCAGCAGCTTAAAAAGCGCCAGATGCAT CAATCGTTTGGAATAGACAGTCATCTAGACGATAGTCTGCAG ATGAGCGCTGCGAGCAATCCTTACGGCGACATGTCGCACGTCATTCACAATGACTCTTCTTCTATACTGCTGGATGCCAAAAAAGAGTTGCAGAGGGAAAAAGCTCTCCTAGCCAGCCTTAAAAATCAACAAGCGCAAAATTCAAATATGAGCAGCAGAGATGGGGACGACGGCGACATGGACGACACAGAAAACGGACAGGAGTCCATGAGCGAAGACGAGTCGGACGATGATTCCGACCGCAAAG AAgaagacgaggaggaggaagccATGGGTCGCGAGCTCGAAAATCTCACGTCCAACATCGACGTCAAGCAGCGACTGATCCAGGAACTCGAGCAATCCCAGAGGCGACTGCAGACCATGAAGCAGCACTACGAGGACAAACTCGCCCAACTCCAACTTCGCATTCGGGACACGCAGGACGAGAGAGACAAGGTTCTGTCCTCCCTCCAGAACCAACCCTCTGCGCCTACAGAGAAGGTGAAGAAACTGCGCGACGAGTACGAAAAGAAGCTCTCGGCCATGCAAAAGGAAGTCAAGATACTGCAGTCCGCTAAGAAAGAACACGCGAGGCTCCTCAAGAGTCAGACGCAGAACGAGAATCGGCTGCGAGGCCTGCGCAACGAGCTGGCCGAGATGAAGCGCGCCAAAGTTAAGCTTCTGAACAAGATGCGCGAGGAGGCGCAGCGCCACAAGGAGAACGAGCTCAAACGTAACCGAGAGATCGCTCAACTACGTAAAGAGAGCCGGAAAAACGCCAACATGATCAGGACTCTCGAGGCAGACAAGCGCATGAAGGAGGTAGTCCTCAGGAGAAAGCAGGAAGAAGTCACTGCGCTGAGAAAGAGGGACCGGGGACTTAGTCAAAAGGTCGCGGGTAGAACGGCACCGGCCAAGGTTCTTAATCCGAAGGCTCTGAAGAGCCGCTGGCAAACGTTCGAGAGGACCATTACGAAGCAGGCACTGGCAAAGCAGGCTGCAGCCGAGACGGAGAAGGAGATGGAGAGGCTGCTGCAGGAGCGAGAGGAACTCGGCAGGGAACTCGAGAGACTGAAGAAGCACAAGCTCGTCGTCGCGTCAACCAAGGAGGATACGACGGATCTTGACGAGGAGATCGACAACGTCACAAGCAAAATTAATTACTTACAA GACAGTATATCGGAGTGCCAAAGAGCGATGGTAGTAATGGGCGACGGGGACGGCGAGGTCGACGAAGACCCCGGCGTCGAAGCCCTCCTCAGCACGATAAGGACGGTCGACGAGGCGCAATATCTGATGCAACGAATGCTGGCCTTCACCATCGAGCAGAGCTACATTGCCGCGCAGAAGCAAGTCGAGGCGCGCGACATGGCGACGAGACTGAATCAAGTCGCGCAGGAGAGCGACGTCCAGCATCAGCTGCTTGAGCACGTGCTGCGCGATCGCGACCTGCTCTCGCTCACCAACAGCAACAACACTAACAACACCAATACCGTGGCCTACAGTCCGCCGAGTTCTCGCAGTTCGTCACCTGACAA CAGCGAAAGTCTCACGCAGAGCATAGGAGGAGACGACAAGCCCCGAAGTATCAAGGTTCGTCGACGAACCACTCAACCTCAGGAACTGTTGTACGGGATCTCGACAAGTACGGAGAATCAAAAGAACGAGgatcaaaatcaaaaccaGCATCAAAATCACAATCACCCGCTTACGAGGGTTCCCAGCGCACCAGGGAGTTTAAA GGGGTTGGTACTAGCGAGGAATCAGTATGGAAGTGGGTTGATTGGCTCGCCGACTCTAAGCCGTCGCGACAGCACGTCTCCTCGGCCCCTGCGCAGAGCTCTACACGCAGGTGGCGGTTCCAT GGAGCAGGTAGCCCACATGGACATATCGTCGCCGCCGGGCTCACCGACTACCTACAGAAGGTTCAACAGTAGAGAAGAGAACGTCTTCTCGAGGTTGACCGCGAGCAGGCAGACGCTTCACGTCGAGCATCAACCGACCAAAGGAGTCATTTCCAATTACCAAGGAAAA ACGGTTCCCAGGGCGATATTGCACTGCACTCACGTAGCCGAAGGTCACAGTAAAGCCGTCCTGTCGATTTGCGCAACCAATGATTTACTCTTCAGTGGCTCCAAAG ATCGAACTGTGAAGGTTTGGGACTTGGGAACGGGCATCGAGAGCACGACCCTGAGCGGTCACCCGAACAACGTGGTCGTGGTCAAGTACTCGTCGGTGCACCGGTTGCTCTTCAGCGTTTCCGCCGCCTACGTCAAGGTCTGGGATCTGCGAGCAGGTAACAGCTGCATAAAGACGCTGTTTTCATCGGGCCAGGCTCAAAGCGGCCCGTTAAATCTTTCGACGCCTTCGCGGACGCTTCAGATGCCCGTCGGTGAGACGACGATCAATGACTTAGCTTTGGGTCTGGACGACCGCGAGCTCTACACGGCCTCGAGCGACAAGGTGCGCATCTGGGACCTGAGAAAGCTGGCCTACGTGGGCAAACTCAGCACGCCTCACGCGGCCGCCGTCATGTGCCTCAGCGTCTCGGACGATGGTAGGGTCATCACCGGGAGCAAGGATCATCTTATCTCACTCGTCGAGCCGAACATGTCCGGACAGTCGCTGAGCTTGTCGCCGCCTCACTACGACGGTGTGCAGTGCTTGGCTACTTATGGCAACACACTGTTTTCTG GTTCGAGAGATATGTGCATCAAACGCTGGGACTTGAGCAGGATGGAACTGGTCCAGTCTCTGAACAACGCCCACAAAGATTGGATCCTTGGATTGTGCCTTATTAATAGCGGGTCTGTAATGATATCGGGTTGTCGTGGTGGCATCCTCAGGGCGTGGACCGTTCCGAATTTCGGCGACCACGCGGGCGAGTGCTCGCTTCTCGGCGAGGTGCGCGCCCACACCTCGGCCATCAACGCGACTGTCACCAATCAGCAGCACATCTTCACCGCGAGCAA CTCTGGGGAAGTGAAGCTGTGGCGCATACCTGATTCTTCTTTGACCATGTCCACGTCCACAGTTTCTTTATAA